CGAGTCGTTGTCCGCGGCCAGCTCGTCGTTGACTCTGGCCAGGATGCGGCCCGGCTCCGGCTCGCGCTCGGCCACGGCCTTGATCAGGGTCTTGGTCACGGCCATGAAGAAGGCTGCGGGCACGCCCTTGCCCGAAACGTCGCCCACCAGGAAGCAGAAGCGGTGCTCGCCGATGAAGAAGAAGTCGTAGAGGTCTCCGCCCACTTCCCGCGCGGGCAGGATGGAGGCGAAGACATCCAGTTCGGTCCTGTCGGGGAAGGGCGGGAAGGTCTTGGGCAGGATGCCCATCTGGATGTCGTGGGCGATGCGCAGCTCGGACTCGATGCGTTCCTTGGCGGCGGTGGTCTCGGTCAGGTTGGCGATGTGTTTTTTGACGGACTCCCGCATGCGTTCGAAGGAGGCGGCCAGATCGCCCACCTCGTCGCCCGGGGCGATGAACGGCATGGGCTGGTCGAGATCGCCCCCGGCGATGCCTGCCGCCGCACCGGTCAGGATGCGCAAGGGGCGGGTGATGGAGCCCGAGACCAGCAGGACCACCCCGGCCAGGACCGCGAACCCCGCCAGGCCGATGCCGGCCATGACGCGGGTCAGCCGGTTCACGCCGGCCAGCAGCTCGTCCCTGGGCAGCACCACGCCGAGGGACCAGTGCTCGTCCGGCAACGGCTGGAAGGAAACGTAGGCGGCGCCCACTCCGGGGAAGTCGGAAAATTCGACGAACCCGGACCTGCCGGAGACCATCTCCGTGCCGAGTTCCCGCAGGGGCGGGTGGTTCAGCTCCTCGGCATGGGTGAAGATCGTCTCGTTCATGATCAGTTCCGCGTCGGGGTGGGCGATGTAGGCCCCGTAGCGCGAGAGCAGAAAGATGTGCCCGTTGTCCGAGACCCGGATGGAGGCGATCATGCGCTGCAGCCAATCGAGGTTGACATCGGCCGTGACGACGCCCGTGAGCTGCAGCCCGCGCGGCGTGACCCGCGCGAAGGGGGCGGAGTAGGTGACCATGAGGGCTTTGCCGCCGCCCTCGTCGAAATAGGGCTCGGTCCAGATGGGCTGGTTGAGCTCCCTGGCCAGCTGGTACCAGTCCATGGCGAAGTAGTTGTAATCCGCTCCGCCCAGGGTGGTGGAGGTGACGTGGCTTTCCTGCCTGAAGGAGAAGGGGGCGAAGAACCGGCGGCCGGCTTGAAAGGCGTGGGGCTCGAAAGCGATGGCCGAGCCGAAGATGCCGGGGTTGCTGAAGAGGATGCGGCGGGTCAGGTCGCGCAGCTCGCTTTCCCGCATGTCCGCGTCCTCCAGGGTGGCGGCCACGGTTTCCGTGACCTTGGCCGTGGCCTTGAGCTGGGCGCTGATGCGGCCGGCCGTGGACTGTGCCAGTAGCGCCCCGTTTTCGCGGGCCATGTCGACCATGGTCCGTCTGGAGGACTCGAAGGCGTAACCCGCCACGAGGACGACGATAACCGTGACGCAGGCCAGGATCAGCAGCGACAGGCGGGTGGCGATGGCCATGCGTCTCATGGCCCTGGCTCCATGACGAAATCCGCGTAACCGGGCGGGTCGGAGATGAAACCCTGTTCCACGAGGGCGGCGGTCGCGGCCTCGAAGTCGGCGCGGTCCAGGTTCAGGCGCGGGGCTCCCCCGGCCAGGATGATGTCCTGCATGCGTGCCAGCATCCAGCGCTGGTGGGCCCGGTTGGCCCTGACCTTGTGCTCCTTCATGCGCCGGACGACCAGTTCCAGGGCCTCTTCGGGATGGGCGAAGACGTAGGCCCACCCTTCCAGGGTGGCCTGGGCCACGGCCCGCGCCGCAGCCGGGTCGCGCTCGTAGGTCTCGCGCAGGCAGTAGAGCCCGTCCTCCGGGAAGTTGAGGTCCAGGTCGCGGAAAAAGAAGGCGGTCATGTCCTTTTCGTTCAGGCCGTAGGACATGAGGGTGTGGTATTCGTTGTACCACATGGCCGACACGGCATCGAGGCCGCCGCGCATGAAGAGGTCCATGGACGGCGCCTGCTCCACGACCTCCACCTTGATGCCGAGGCGCTTGAACAGGGCGCGGGGCTGGATCTGGAAATCCGGACCCCACATGCCCACGCGCCGCCCCTGCAGGTCGTTCAGGGAGCGCACGCCCGAGTCCGTGCGGGCCACGAGCATCAGGGCCGACTGGTGCACGATCTGGCCGATGTGGACCAGGTTCATGCCGGAGGCACGCCGTTCGAGGGCCGTGGACAGGAACATGGTCGCGAATTCGGCCCGGCCTTCGGCCAGATGCCGGGAGACGTTGACGTCCGGGCCGCCTGGCACAATTTCCAGGTCGACTCCGCGGCGGGCGTAGAAGCCTTTCTCCTCGGCCATGAGAAAGCCCGCGAACTGGGCCTGGGGCAGCCAGTGCAGGACCAGACGCTGCGTCCCGGCCTGTGCCGCCCCGCAGAGGACGACGAAAAGGACCGTCAGGAGGGCCGCCCTCATGGCCGGTGTGCCTCGAGACGCAGAAGCAGGTTGGCGGCCACCTGCCGCCTGTAGTCGGCCGTGGCGCGGACGTCGCTGACGGGGTGCACCGCAACTTGCACCAGTTCGGCCGCTTGCGTCAGGTTGTCCGCGGTCAGTTCACGTCCGGCCAGCCACTCCTCGGCTTCGCGGCAGCGCAGCACCGTGGGGGCGACGCTGCCCAGGGCCAGGCTGATACGGCGGATGCGCCCTCCATCCAGTTCGAGGCAGGCCGCCAGGCTGGCCACGCTGATGGCCAGGGCCCGTCTCCGGCCCATCTTCTCGAAGTGCTGGATGGCTCCGGAGTCCGGCAGCGGGACGCACACGGCGGCGAGGATTTCGCCGGGCCGCAGGACCGTCCTCCCCGGTCCGGTGATGAAATTTTCCACGGGCACGGCGCGAGTCGAGGCCTGGGAGGCGAGTTCGAGGGTCGCCCCCAGGGCGTACAGGGCGGGCAGCGTGTCGCCAGCCGGTGAGGCGGTGCAGATGTTGCCGCCAAGGGTGGCCTGGTTGCGCACCAGGGGGGAGCCGAGCTGGCGGACGGCCGCGCCCAGCAGGGGCAGCCCGGCGGCGATGTCCTCGGATTCGAGCAGTTCCGTCAGGGTCGTGGCCGAGCCGATGCGCACGATACGGCCGGACACGGACACGCCGCGCAGGGCCGGGATGCGTTCCAGGCAGCAGATGGGGCCGGCCGGCAGACTGGCGCGGAGCCTGACAAGGAGGTCCGTGCCCCCGGCCATGACCCGGGCCTGCGGGTCATCCAGGAGGGGCCACAACGCGTCCAGGGAGGTGGGCAGATGCACGCGCCTCATCGTCCGGCCTTTTCCACGGCGTCGAGGATGCGCGAGTAGCCCGTGCAGCGGCACAGGTTCCCGGACAGCCCCTCGCGGATGTCGTCCCTGGACGGGTCGGGGTTGCGGGCCAGCAGGTCCGCCGCCGCCACGACCATGCCCGGCGTGCAGAATCCGCACTGCACGGCCCCGTGCTCGGCGAAGGCACGCTGCAGCGGGTGCGGCCGGTCCGGCGTCCCCAGCCCCTCGATGGTGGTCAGGGCCGCGCCGTCGAGCTGGGCGGCGAGGGTCAGGCAGGACAGCCGGGCCCGGCCGTTCATCAGGACCGCGCAGGCCCCGCATTCGCCGGTGCCGCAGCCTTCCTTGGTTCCGGTCAGGCCGAGGTCTTCGCGGATGATGTCCACGGCCCGCTCGTCCCCCCGCACGTCGCGCTCCACGTCCCGGCCGTTGAGGCTGAAATGGATGATCATGCCCGTGCTCCGGCTGAAAGAAGGTGCAGCACCGTTTCCGGTGTTATGGGGGCCCGGACCGCGTATCCCCCCAGGGCGTCGGACAGGGCCGAGGCCACGGCCGGGAGGGGCCCGTTCAGGCCTACCTCGCCGACGCCCTTCATGCCGAAGGGGCCGCTGTGCTCCAGGGTTTCCACGGCCAGGGAACGCGTGTCCGGCAGGTCCATGCAGGTGGGGATGAGATACGTGGACAGGTCCTGGGTGCCGACTTGGCCCTCCGAGGTCGCGAAGTCCTCCATCAGCGCGAAGCCCAGCCCCTGGGCGACGGCGCCCTCGATCTGCTGGTGGAAATTCTGCGGGTTGAGGACGCGCCCGCCGTCCGTGGCGGCCAGGTAGTCGCAGATCCGGATCGCGCCCGTCAGTTCGTCGATTTCGATCCGCACGAGGTGGGCCGCGTAGGGGAAGATGAGATGCGGGAAGCCCAGGGCGAAGTCCTTGCCCGTGTCCGGCACCTCGCGGGACACGGGCATGAGGTATTCGGCCACGCAGATGCGGTCGTCGCGCGTGAGCATGGCGCCCAGGGCGGACAGGGGCAGCTCCCGGCCCGTGGGCAGGTGCCGGACCGCGCCGGGCACCAGGGCGAAGCCGCCGGGTTCGTCGATCATCAGCGCCAGCGCGGCGCGGCGGATCAGCTTGGAAGCCATGAGTTCGCAGGCCTGGATCAGGGCCTTGCCGAAGGTGTAGGTCGTGCGTCCGGCCGCGGCCGATCCCGACGGGTGGGCCAGTTCCGTGTCCGGCTGTACGACGCGCAGGCGGCCAGCATCCTGGCAGAGGGTCTCCCCCGCGATCTGGGCGTAGGTGGAGGCGTTGCCCTGTCCCATGTCGCTCACGCCGCTGTAGATGGTGAAATGTCCTTCGGGCGTGAGTTCGATCTTGGCGATGGCGTTGTCGGCCAGCCCCCGGCCGTAGCCCATGCCGTTGAACACGGCGGCGACGCCCACGCCCCGGCGCGTGAAGCGGGGGGCGGCCTTTTTCCAGGCCTGCCTGGAGGTCCAGAGTTCGTCTTCGCGCAGGCGGCGCAGGCATTCGTCCAGCCCCGTGGAGGAGGTCAGGGTCACGCCGGAGCAGTTGCGGTCCCCCCGGCGCAGGGCGTTCTGGCGGCGCAGGTCCAGACGGTCCCGGCCGAGGCGGTCGGCCAGGCGGTCCATCATGCCCTCGAAGGCGAAGCTGACCTGGGCCACGCCGAAGCCCCGGAAGGCTCCGGCCACGGGGTTGTTGGTGTACACGCACCAGCCCCTGCAATCCATGCTGCCGATCCGGTACGGCCCGGCGGCGTGCTCCATGCCCAGTTCCATGATCTCGCCGCCCAGGTGGGCGTAGGCGCCGCTGTCGTACCACAGCCGGCAGCGCAGGGCTTCGAGGGTGCCGTCGGCCATTGCCCCCAGGGTGTACTCCATGCGCGCGGCATGACGCTTGTACCCGGCCAGGAAGCTCTCCTCGCGGTCCCACCACATCTTGATCCACCGCCCCGGCAGGCGCATGGCGGCCAGGCCCAGCAGGCACTGCACCGTGCTGCCGTCCTTGCCCCCGAACCCTCCGCCCAGAAAGGGGCTCTCGATGCGGATCTTCCATGGCGCAAGGCCCAGGGCGTGGCCGATCTCGAAGCGGTCCCGAAACGGCGCCTGGGTGGAAACCGTCAGGTGGAGGAGGCCGTCCTCGTCCATGCGGGCCAGGCCGTTTTCCGTTTCCAGAAAGGCGTGGGCCTGGGAGGGGGTGAAAAAGGTGTCCTCAAGGATCACGTCACATTTTTTTAAGGAGGCTTCGGCGTCTCCCTTGAGGATTTCGGCGGCCAGCAGCAGGTTGGAGCCGTGACCTTGATGGAGCAGGGGGGCGTTTTCGGCCAGGGCGGCGTCCACGTCGCAGACGGCGGGCAGGGGGTCGATGCTCACGCGGACGAGTTCGAGGGCCCTGCGCAGCACGTCGCGGCTGTCCGCCACCACCAGTGCCACCGGGTCCCCGGCGTGACGGACCCTGCTGCCGCACAGCACGGGCATGTCCTTGTGCACGATGCCCTGACGGTTGGCGCCCGGAACGTCGGCCCGGGTCAGCACCCGGTGTACTCCCGGAAGGCTCGCGGCCCGGGCCGTGTCGATCTCGCGGATCAGGCCGTGGGGGATGCCGGCGCGCCGGACCCCGGCCCAGAGCATGCCTGGCGGGTAGTGATCCGTGCTGAAACGCTCGGCTCCGCAGGCCTTGGACAGGGCGTCCAGGCGCGGGCGGGCGGGGCCGATGTCGTAGGGTCCGTGTGGCATGGACGCTCCTTGATGGAAAAACTGAAAAACTCTGCGAAAAAAAAACGCTTTCTGTCAACACAAGGCCCGAAGCGCCCCGTGCGCGGTGCCCGTTCAGGTCACCCGCCGCAGACTGCCGTCATTGTGCGGACCGCGGAAAGCATGTACGTGACAATGCGCCGCACGGCCTTGCCGCCGGCAGGCCCCGGCGCCTCGCCATGGGCGGGGCCGAACGTCGCTCAATACGGTCACGGAAGCCCGGCGGCAACGCCCGTTCCGATCAAGGGGTGCGTAAAGGGGGAATTCATGGATTCGAACTGTGTCTTGTCCATTCTCGAAGGCCACGCGGAGCGACACCCGTCCAAGGCCGCACTGATTTATGAAGGGCGGCGGGTGAGCTACGACCGGCTGGTGCGGGACATCCGCGCCCTGGCCGGTGAGCTGCTGCGCAGAGACGTGGCCCCGGGCGACAGGGTGGCCCTGCTGCTGCCGGACAGCCCTGCCCTGGTGGAGTGGTTTCTGGCCGCCCTGGCGGTCGGGGCCGTGGCCGTGCCCATCAACGAGCGCGTCAGTCTGGCCGACCGGGAGTTCATCCTGCACGACGCCGGGCCCCGTCTGCTCGTGCTCGGCGCCGGGCGGGGCCACGACACGTCCTGGCCTGGGCCGGTCCTGGAAACCGATCCAGGCGAACCCGCCAGCCGGATGGATGAGGCTTCCGCTCCATTGATTAATGCCGCCGGCGGGAACAACTCCGGGTTTATGCTCTATACGTCCGGCTCGACGGGAAGACCCAAGGGCGTGCCGCAGGCCGGCGACGTCCTGGCCGTGCCGCTACGCACCTTTGCCCCCTGCGTGCTGGGCGACGCGTCAGGCGACATTTTCCTGTCCTCCAGCAAAATGCCCTTTGCCTACGGACTGGGCGTCCAGATCGGACTGGCCCTGGGGGTGGGCGCGACCCTGGTCCTGCTCCCCGGGCCGCCGGATCCGGAAGAGATCATGGGCCTTGTGGCCAGGCACCGGGTCAGCGTCTTCTTTTCCGTTCCCACGGTCTACCAGTCCCTGCTGCGCGCGCGTTCGGGCGGGGAGGACATGTCGTCCCTGCGTCTGTGTTATTCGGCGGGGGAGGCGCTGCCCGCCCCCGTGTTCACGGAGGTGCGGGACTGGCTCGGGGTGGACATTCTCGACGGACTGGGCACAACCGAATCGGGCTTCGTCTTCCTGTCCAACCTGCCGGGGTCGGCTCTCGCCGGAACCCTGGGCCGCGTTGTGCCCGGCTAC
The Desulfomicrobium escambiense DSM 10707 genome window above contains:
- a CDS encoding SpoIIE family protein phosphatase, whose protein sequence is MRRMAIATRLSLLILACVTVIVVLVAGYAFESSRRTMVDMARENGALLAQSTAGRISAQLKATAKVTETVAATLEDADMRESELRDLTRRILFSNPGIFGSAIAFEPHAFQAGRRFFAPFSFRQESHVTSTTLGGADYNYFAMDWYQLARELNQPIWTEPYFDEGGGKALMVTYSAPFARVTPRGLQLTGVVTADVNLDWLQRMIASIRVSDNGHIFLLSRYGAYIAHPDAELIMNETIFTHAEELNHPPLRELGTEMVSGRSGFVEFSDFPGVGAAYVSFQPLPDEHWSLGVVLPRDELLAGVNRLTRVMAGIGLAGFAVLAGVVLLVSGSITRPLRILTGAAAGIAGGDLDQPMPFIAPGDEVGDLAASFERMRESVKKHIANLTETTAAKERIESELRIAHDIQMGILPKTFPPFPDRTELDVFASILPAREVGGDLYDFFFIGEHRFCFLVGDVSGKGVPAAFFMAVTKTLIKAVAEREPEPGRILARVNDELAADNDSCMFVTLFLAVLDTRTGRLVYGNAGHPSPLLLRAGLPPERIAGMEEPMAGAMPDIDYSTGTLDLVPGDALFLSTDGVSEAMNPNLELYSDDRLLETVAGHARAGARDLVRAVSASVTAWAGDAEQSDDITMLALRYLGPGQQ
- a CDS encoding ABC transporter substrate-binding protein yields the protein MRAALLTVLFVVLCGAAQAGTQRLVLHWLPQAQFAGFLMAEEKGFYARRGVDLEIVPGGPDVNVSRHLAEGRAEFATMFLSTALERRASGMNLVHIGQIVHQSALMLVARTDSGVRSLNDLQGRRVGMWGPDFQIQPRALFKRLGIKVEVVEQAPSMDLFMRGGLDAVSAMWYNEYHTLMSYGLNEKDMTAFFFRDLDLNFPEDGLYCLRETYERDPAAARAVAQATLEGWAYVFAHPEEALELVVRRMKEHKVRANRAHQRWMLARMQDIILAGGAPRLNLDRADFEAATAALVEQGFISDPPGYADFVMEPGP
- a CDS encoding FAD binding domain-containing protein, which translates into the protein MRRVHLPTSLDALWPLLDDPQARVMAGGTDLLVRLRASLPAGPICCLERIPALRGVSVSGRIVRIGSATTLTELLESEDIAAGLPLLGAAVRQLGSPLVRNQATLGGNICTASPAGDTLPALYALGATLELASQASTRAVPVENFITGPGRTVLRPGEILAAVCVPLPDSGAIQHFEKMGRRRALAISVASLAACLELDGGRIRRISLALGSVAPTVLRCREAEEWLAGRELTADNLTQAAELVQVAVHPVSDVRATADYRRQVAANLLLRLEAHRP
- a CDS encoding (2Fe-2S)-binding protein produces the protein MIIHFSLNGRDVERDVRGDERAVDIIREDLGLTGTKEGCGTGECGACAVLMNGRARLSCLTLAAQLDGAALTTIEGLGTPDRPHPLQRAFAEHGAVQCGFCTPGMVVAAADLLARNPDPSRDDIREGLSGNLCRCTGYSRILDAVEKAGR
- a CDS encoding xanthine dehydrogenase family protein molybdopterin-binding subunit, whose amino-acid sequence is MPHGPYDIGPARPRLDALSKACGAERFSTDHYPPGMLWAGVRRAGIPHGLIREIDTARAASLPGVHRVLTRADVPGANRQGIVHKDMPVLCGSRVRHAGDPVALVVADSRDVLRRALELVRVSIDPLPAVCDVDAALAENAPLLHQGHGSNLLLAAEILKGDAEASLKKCDVILEDTFFTPSQAHAFLETENGLARMDEDGLLHLTVSTQAPFRDRFEIGHALGLAPWKIRIESPFLGGGFGGKDGSTVQCLLGLAAMRLPGRWIKMWWDREESFLAGYKRHAARMEYTLGAMADGTLEALRCRLWYDSGAYAHLGGEIMELGMEHAAGPYRIGSMDCRGWCVYTNNPVAGAFRGFGVAQVSFAFEGMMDRLADRLGRDRLDLRRQNALRRGDRNCSGVTLTSSTGLDECLRRLREDELWTSRQAWKKAAPRFTRRGVGVAAVFNGMGYGRGLADNAIAKIELTPEGHFTIYSGVSDMGQGNASTYAQIAGETLCQDAGRLRVVQPDTELAHPSGSAAAGRTTYTFGKALIQACELMASKLIRRAALALMIDEPGGFALVPGAVRHLPTGRELPLSALGAMLTRDDRICVAEYLMPVSREVPDTGKDFALGFPHLIFPYAAHLVRIEIDELTGAIRICDYLAATDGGRVLNPQNFHQQIEGAVAQGLGFALMEDFATSEGQVGTQDLSTYLIPTCMDLPDTRSLAVETLEHSGPFGMKGVGEVGLNGPLPAVASALSDALGGYAVRAPITPETVLHLLSAGARA
- a CDS encoding AMP-binding protein — encoded protein: MDSNCVLSILEGHAERHPSKAALIYEGRRVSYDRLVRDIRALAGELLRRDVAPGDRVALLLPDSPALVEWFLAALAVGAVAVPINERVSLADREFILHDAGPRLLVLGAGRGHDTSWPGPVLETDPGEPASRMDEASAPLINAAGGNNSGFMLYTSGSTGRPKGVPQAGDVLAVPLRTFAPCVLGDASGDIFLSSSKMPFAYGLGVQIGLALGVGATLVLLPGPPDPEEIMGLVARHRVSVFFSVPTVYQSLLRARSGGEDMSSLRLCYSAGEALPAPVFTEVRDWLGVDILDGLGTTESGFVFLSNLPGSALAGTLGRVVPGYAVRLVDERGDDVPSGTPGRLRVRGQGLARGYWNRPESTAKAMLPGGWLETGDLCVEEDEFYRYQGRADDMIKSGGLWVSPILVEDCLQTHPAVAECGVARCTLHGLDYPAAFVVPPAGVEADGRLVQALRRHVRERLPKHMVPAMVEFLPSLPRTATGKIQRHKLRR